In Ferroplasma sp., a single window of DNA contains:
- a CDS encoding SPFH domain-containing protein encodes MVAIDVGEVILILVLIIIVAVILSGIHILKEWQRAPVLTLGRYTGLKGPGIVYVTPIISKITVVLSTRIQAVAFKTESTFTQDNVPVNVDAVMYFQIIDPDKAVLNVENYAAATQLAAQTTLREVLGKSSFDEILSEREKIGEAARQIIDEKTEHWGVKVSSVEIRDVLVPQTLQDAMSRQAAAERERRSRVTLALAEVEAAGKMVDAAKQYANNPTAFQLRWMDIVYQIGLEGKGSLIMIPQNVPTVGDTSQFFTATALNNILSKSTGNVGNSTISGSKP; translated from the coding sequence ATGGTAGCTATAGATGTGGGAGAAGTGATATTAATTCTTGTCCTGATAATAATTGTTGCAGTTATACTCTCTGGTATACATATATTAAAGGAATGGCAGAGGGCACCGGTTTTAACACTTGGAAGATACACGGGATTGAAGGGGCCTGGAATTGTTTATGTGACGCCAATTATAAGTAAGATTACAGTAGTTTTATCAACGAGAATACAGGCGGTTGCGTTTAAGACAGAGTCTACATTTACACAGGATAACGTTCCGGTAAATGTTGATGCAGTTATGTATTTCCAGATAATCGACCCGGACAAGGCAGTGCTTAATGTTGAGAATTATGCAGCAGCAACACAGCTTGCAGCACAGACAACATTGAGGGAGGTCCTGGGAAAATCATCTTTCGATGAAATACTGTCAGAGAGGGAGAAAATAGGTGAGGCGGCAAGGCAGATAATTGATGAGAAAACAGAGCACTGGGGAGTGAAGGTCTCATCCGTGGAAATCAGGGATGTCCTTGTACCGCAGACACTGCAGGACGCAATGTCCAGGCAGGCTGCTGCTGAGAGGGAAAGAAGGTCCAGGGTAACACTTGCACTGGCAGAGGTAGAGGCAGCCGGTAAAATGGTTGATGCAGCCAAACAGTATGCAAACAATCCAACAGCCTTCCAGCTGAGATGGATGGATATAGTATACCAGATCGGGCTTGAAGGAAAGGGATCTCTTATAATGATACCTCAAAATGTACCCACAGTAGGAGATACATCACAGTTCTTTACAGCAACCGCGCTGAATAATATATTGAGCAAGAGTACCGGAAATGTTGGCAACAGCACTATATCCGGGAGTAAACCATAA
- a CDS encoding hydroxymethylglutaryl-CoA synthase — MSGIVSYGSYVPVYRIKPEEIARIWGDDPEKMKNNLFILSKSVPAPDEDVATISVEAARNALKRKKINPHDIGAIYVGSESHPYAVKPTATVVAAAIGMPLEYFAADYEFACKAGTAGMQNVKAMVDANYIKYGFAIGSDTSQGAPGDALEYSASAGGTAMLIGKDDVIAEINDTLSVSTDTPDFWRREGEPYPRHGERFTGEPGYFKHVVAAAKAMMSRMGTKSSDYDYVVFHQPNGKFPTRVAKMLSFTEDQYKTGLLTPYIGNTYSGSTMTGLSAILDEAKPGDRILAVSFGSGAGSDAFDITITENMKTYKRENAPGVRKMIENVTFIDYAIYTKFRKIIVMGESLE; from the coding sequence ATGTCTGGAATAGTTAGTTACGGTTCATATGTTCCTGTATACAGAATTAAACCCGAGGAAATTGCCAGAATATGGGGCGATGATCCGGAAAAAATGAAAAACAATCTCTTTATACTGAGCAAATCAGTGCCTGCACCGGATGAGGACGTTGCCACAATTTCTGTGGAGGCGGCAAGGAATGCCCTGAAGCGAAAAAAGATAAATCCTCATGATATTGGTGCCATTTATGTCGGATCAGAATCCCATCCGTACGCTGTAAAACCCACAGCAACGGTTGTTGCAGCCGCTATAGGGATGCCGCTGGAATATTTCGCTGCTGATTATGAATTTGCCTGCAAGGCCGGTACCGCAGGAATGCAGAATGTAAAGGCAATGGTTGATGCCAATTATATAAAATACGGATTTGCCATAGGGTCAGACACATCACAGGGTGCCCCGGGAGATGCCCTTGAATACAGCGCATCAGCAGGAGGTACAGCCATGCTTATTGGCAAGGATGATGTTATTGCAGAAATCAACGATACTTTATCTGTATCAACCGATACACCTGATTTCTGGAGAAGAGAAGGAGAGCCATATCCAAGGCACGGTGAAAGATTTACCGGCGAACCTGGTTATTTCAAACATGTTGTTGCTGCGGCAAAGGCCATGATGTCAAGAATGGGGACAAAGAGCAGTGACTATGATTACGTTGTTTTCCACCAGCCCAATGGGAAATTCCCAACAAGGGTTGCAAAAATGCTGAGTTTCACTGAAGATCAGTATAAAACCGGGTTGCTTACGCCGTATATAGGAAACACATATTCCGGGTCAACCATGACCGGGCTTTCAGCAATACTTGATGAGGCAAAGCCAGGGGATAGAATACTGGCAGTCTCCTTCGGTTCCGGGGCAGGTTCTGACGCTTTTGATATAACCATAACGGAGAACATGAAAACCTATAAGCGGGAAAACGCACCTGGTGTGAGAAAGATGATAGAGAATGTTACATTTATTGATTATGCAATATACACAAAGTTCAGAAAAATAATTGTTATGGGTGAAAGTCTTGAGTAA
- a CDS encoding thiolase domain-containing protein — MKVLSNEVYIIGAGETKFGELWDKSLRNLAVEAGLKAVENAGIYSKDVDAIYGANSLAGIINKQENIGALIADFSGLSADGIPSLRVESSTASGAAALRDAYLSIKSEEYDVVIVGGVEKMTDIHGSDILEKSSSILDREWEAFFGATPAAMAALIARKYMHDFNVDKEALSMFSVNDHLNGSRNPDAQFRNKLTLQQAMNATAVADPLNMMDCSPLSDGAAAVVLASENYMKKNKKEGVHILSSAVAEDYLSVGSRQSIYTLTSTKLAAEKAFRKAGIKRDDISFMEVHDSFSIYGLLELEDLGFAEKGKASKMVYDDIKLEGRLPVNPSGGLKAKGDPYGAVGVGQAVDAYRQLTGKAGDNQIKDARYGLLHNMAGTGASSIIHILGE, encoded by the coding sequence GTGAAAGTCTTGAGTAATGAGGTATATATTATTGGAGCCGGAGAAACAAAATTCGGTGAGTTGTGGGATAAGTCTCTGAGAAACCTGGCTGTTGAGGCAGGATTGAAGGCAGTTGAAAATGCGGGCATATACTCAAAGGATGTGGATGCCATTTACGGTGCCAATTCACTGGCAGGCATTATAAATAAACAGGAAAATATTGGTGCATTGATAGCAGATTTTTCCGGTCTTTCAGCTGATGGAATCCCATCGTTGAGGGTCGAGTCGTCCACAGCTTCGGGAGCAGCTGCCCTGCGGGATGCATACCTTTCTATAAAATCTGAGGAGTATGATGTGGTGATTGTAGGAGGAGTTGAAAAAATGACAGATATCCATGGCAGCGACATACTTGAAAAATCATCCTCCATACTTGATCGTGAATGGGAGGCCTTTTTTGGTGCCACACCTGCTGCCATGGCCGCACTGATAGCCAGAAAGTATATGCATGATTTTAATGTTGATAAGGAAGCATTATCAATGTTTTCCGTTAATGACCATCTGAACGGGTCTAGAAATCCGGATGCACAGTTCAGGAACAAACTGACACTGCAGCAGGCCATGAACGCAACCGCCGTGGCAGACCCGCTTAATATGATGGACTGTTCCCCCCTGAGCGACGGCGCTGCAGCAGTGGTTCTTGCCTCGGAAAATTATATGAAGAAAAATAAAAAGGAGGGAGTGCACATACTGAGTTCAGCAGTGGCAGAGGACTATCTATCTGTTGGATCAAGGCAGTCAATATATACGCTCACATCCACAAAACTCGCAGCTGAAAAGGCATTCAGGAAGGCAGGCATAAAGAGGGATGACATCTCATTCATGGAGGTGCATGATTCATTTTCAATATACGGGCTACTAGAACTTGAAGACCTGGGATTTGCAGAAAAGGGTAAGGCCAGCAAAATGGTATACGATGATATTAAACTTGAAGGGCGCCTCCCTGTAAACCCATCTGGTGGACTTAAGGCAAAGGGAGACCCTTATGGTGCAGTTGGAGTCGGGCAGGCAGTTGATGCTTACCGCCAGTTAACAGGAAAGGCGGGGGACAATCAGATAAAGGACGCAAGATATGGATTGCTGCATAACATGGCAGGCACCGGTGCCTCATCAATAATTCATATATTGGGTGAATAA
- a CDS encoding Zn-ribbon domain-containing OB-fold protein, translating to MTELSRIWRETEYRYNLIGYKCKNCGNSYFPPRDVCPKCHRESIGKMEKVKFSGNGEVISYTVVHDAPPSFKRQVPYVLALIKLSEGPVITAQIVDSPEENIDIGTKVHMVFRKIRQDGDSGIIEYGYKFAVN from the coding sequence ATGACGGAACTATCAAGAATATGGAGGGAAACTGAATATAGGTATAATCTTATAGGGTATAAATGTAAAAACTGTGGGAATTCATATTTTCCACCCAGGGACGTATGCCCGAAATGCCATAGAGAATCCATAGGAAAAATGGAAAAGGTAAAATTCAGCGGCAATGGGGAGGTAATATCATACACAGTTGTGCATGATGCACCACCATCCTTTAAAAGGCAGGTTCCCTATGTACTGGCACTTATAAAGCTTTCAGAAGGGCCAGTTATAACTGCCCAGATAGTTGATTCGCCTGAAGAAAATATCGATATCGGCACAAAGGTGCATATGGTATTCAGGAAAATAAGGCAGGATGGCGATAGCGGAATAATTGAGTATGGCTATAAGTTCGCAGTTAACTGA
- a CDS encoding MqnA/MqnD/SBP family protein — MKMIIAHTPDPDDAFMFYAMFEHKIETSFEYEQVVKDIETLNKESIDGKYDVTAISANGYMHVSDIYDLTTSGASFGLSYGPLVIAKKNIDLKGKVIATPGRYTSAELLYRMFAPEAGEYKEIRFDRIVNAIMNDEVDAGILIHDEQLTFQEKGLVPVLKLYDEWKKYAGDLPIPLGFNAIRKNMPLENKLKYKKDFENSIKYAQEHQDDAVKYAMKYSRYDDFELEKRFILMYVNSLSVDFGDKGREALTLYYKRAADRNIVKPFTPTIV, encoded by the coding sequence ATGAAAATGATAATAGCACATACACCTGACCCAGATGATGCATTTATGTTTTATGCCATGTTCGAACACAAAATAGAAACCTCCTTCGAATATGAACAGGTAGTGAAAGATATAGAAACACTTAATAAGGAATCAATAGACGGAAAATATGATGTAACCGCAATATCTGCGAATGGATACATGCATGTTTCTGATATATATGATCTGACAACGTCTGGAGCAAGTTTTGGCTTATCTTACGGTCCTCTGGTAATAGCCAAAAAGAATATTGATTTAAAGGGAAAGGTAATTGCCACTCCTGGAAGATACACATCAGCTGAACTTCTATACAGAATGTTCGCACCTGAAGCAGGCGAATACAAGGAAATAAGATTCGACAGGATCGTTAATGCTATAATGAATGATGAGGTAGATGCAGGAATTCTTATACACGATGAACAGCTCACATTCCAGGAGAAAGGCCTGGTTCCAGTACTGAAACTTTACGATGAGTGGAAGAAATACGCAGGAGACCTTCCCATACCACTAGGATTCAATGCGATCAGAAAAAATATGCCCCTTGAAAATAAACTGAAATATAAAAAGGATTTCGAAAATTCAATAAAATATGCACAGGAACATCAGGATGACGCCGTGAAATATGCTATGAAATATTCAAGGTATGATGATTTCGAACTGGAAAAGAGGTTTATATTAATGTACGTCAATTCCCTTTCTGTAGACTTCGGGGATAAGGGCAGGGAGGCATTGACTCTCTACTATAAGAGGGCGGCAGACAGGAATATTGTGAAGCCATTTACACCCACCATAGTTTAA
- a CDS encoding cytochrome ubiquinol oxidase subunit I, whose protein sequence is MFNISYPVWDSAMFAYTISSHILLVSLSMGLAIMVTIAEFLALKKKDKYYDTLAYKLSKALVIFFAVGTASGTVMAMELFLFWPAFMKLVGEVAMGPFYVEVFSFLLEAIALPMYVYFWKDFKNRWEHWGLSLAVTIGTYLSAFTVTEINAWMNTPNGFNVEKFVTTGAVTNVNPFAPFITASTAAEELHMSGAVYYAGIAMILGYLIYKYMKTNNMPEKMIYRRGINIAAVFMILDIIYLGITGSNELSTLMVIEPIKYTALELDLHATVGTSFATMAPEHIFGILINHKLAYAPSLPYAQSLLAFPLTFGKGSIPGLIPLTTYKGVTDYGVWPPYAVHDTLDIMVGFGVLMGFYWLYVVVQYFRKKDPLSHRFTLLGGMVVSIMGVLTMEDGWYTAEVGRVPFIIRSPVPGGFVVNGVKYYGTMTIAQAASTSPIVFPLGIAIIAFYLIIFPVTFYFAAKVMKLSNVEEDLKLGEDDIKMEEERKNRKGVTAKAGMR, encoded by the coding sequence ATGTTCAACATATCATATCCGGTATGGGATAGTGCAATGTTCGCTTATACAATATCCTCGCACATACTGCTTGTGTCCCTTAGTATGGGACTGGCAATTATGGTCACAATTGCAGAATTCCTTGCACTGAAAAAGAAGGATAAGTATTATGATACGCTGGCATATAAACTTTCAAAGGCCCTGGTTATTTTCTTTGCCGTGGGTACAGCCTCAGGAACAGTAATGGCAATGGAGTTGTTCCTGTTCTGGCCAGCGTTTATGAAGCTTGTTGGTGAAGTTGCCATGGGGCCATTCTATGTGGAGGTATTTTCATTCCTTCTTGAGGCCATAGCCCTTCCAATGTACGTATACTTCTGGAAGGACTTCAAGAATAGATGGGAGCACTGGGGTTTAAGCCTTGCAGTGACTATAGGAACCTACCTCTCTGCTTTCACTGTTACAGAAATAAATGCGTGGATGAACACACCTAATGGATTCAACGTGGAGAAATTTGTAACAACAGGAGCTGTTACAAACGTGAACCCATTTGCACCCTTCATAACAGCGTCCACTGCAGCAGAAGAACTTCATATGTCCGGAGCAGTTTATTATGCCGGAATTGCTATGATACTGGGTTATCTTATATATAAATACATGAAGACAAACAACATGCCAGAAAAAATGATTTACAGAAGAGGCATAAATATAGCCGCAGTTTTCATGATACTCGATATTATATATCTGGGCATAACAGGATCCAACGAGCTGTCCACATTAATGGTTATAGAGCCAATAAAATACACTGCGCTGGAGCTTGACTTACACGCAACTGTAGGAACATCCTTTGCTACAATGGCACCCGAGCACATATTTGGAATACTGATAAACCATAAACTGGCATATGCGCCATCACTTCCTTATGCCCAATCACTGCTCGCCTTTCCATTGACATTCGGCAAGGGAAGCATTCCTGGACTAATTCCGTTAACCACGTATAAAGGGGTTACTGATTACGGTGTATGGCCACCATACGCTGTTCACGACACACTGGATATCATGGTAGGATTTGGTGTTTTGATGGGCTTCTACTGGCTTTATGTTGTAGTACAGTACTTCAGGAAAAAAGATCCGTTGAGCCACAGATTCACCCTACTTGGCGGTATGGTTGTTTCAATAATGGGTGTGCTTACAATGGAGGATGGCTGGTACACTGCTGAGGTTGGCAGGGTTCCATTCATTATTAGATCTCCTGTCCCCGGCGGCTTCGTCGTAAACGGGGTCAAGTATTATGGTACCATGACAATAGCACAGGCTGCCTCAACATCTCCAATTGTGTTCCCGCTTGGCATAGCCATTATAGCGTTCTATTTGATCATCTTCCCGGTAACCTTCTACTTTGCGGCAAAGGTTATGAAACTATCAAATGTGGAGGAAGATCTTAAGCTGGGAGAAGACGATATCAAAATGGAAGAGGAAAGAAAGAACAGAAAGGGCGTTACAGCAAAGGCAGGGATGAGGTGA
- a CDS encoding CDGSH iron-sulfur domain-containing protein translates to MVIPYIITMSRIVMHERNKPYMIKVGDKELHLCACGLSENKPYCDGHHMKTTDEGDKLYLYDHEGNRIEVTSFYKKE, encoded by the coding sequence ATAGTAATACCATATATTATAACTATGTCCAGAATAGTAATGCATGAAAGAAACAAGCCGTATATGATAAAAGTTGGAGATAAAGAATTGCATCTGTGCGCCTGTGGCCTTTCAGAGAACAAGCCATACTGCGATGGCCATCACATGAAAACCACCGATGAGGGCGACAAGTTATATCTCTACGATCATGAAGGCAACAGAATAGAGGTAACCTCATTTTATAAAAAAGAGTGA
- a CDS encoding NAD(P)H-hydrate dehydratase → MDNLDEKSMDINYSCIYGDTYELMKNAGKAIAHFIETTFSKGKAVAVVCGTGNNAGDGICCAELLRENYKVSVALIKGIAGLKTQEARRAINDYQGIYYGISSLENVISQSDIIIDAILGIGIKGEPREPYNEVISTINRSGKTIVSVDVPSGFPSGLAIKPGFTVTFTDVKTGMEKSNSGKIIVADIGVPDAVKTSTGPGDLVYIPPHNPMAHKGINGVAGIFAGNTFPGAAIMASMAAYSTGPDLVKVFSSKLNRDMIVSRNPGLMFYDADTIRKEDMDGITSMLIGPGMGRNDPSRRLINYVLDNFTGQVVVDADALRLLSPDRIARRNAIITPHSAEFRAFTGLDPTAENAIKIAGKYGITVLLKGVTDIITDGKNTKYSTGGNGRMAMGGTGDVLAGIAAGLLSRGMPPFRAAVASSYVNKRSGEMSYNKYGYYYSITDVIKNIKYVLNNKI, encoded by the coding sequence ATGGACAATCTTGATGAGAAGTCTATGGATATTAATTATTCCTGTATATACGGTGATACCTACGAACTTATGAAGAATGCAGGAAAGGCCATCGCACATTTCATTGAAACCACATTTTCAAAGGGAAAAGCAGTGGCTGTGGTCTGTGGAACTGGCAATAATGCCGGTGATGGAATCTGCTGTGCAGAGTTGCTCAGGGAAAATTATAAAGTTTCTGTTGCCCTCATAAAGGGTATAGCAGGGCTAAAAACCCAGGAAGCTAGAAGGGCTATTAATGACTATCAGGGCATCTATTATGGGATTTCATCCCTGGAGAACGTTATATCACAAAGTGATATTATAATAGATGCAATATTGGGAATAGGAATAAAAGGGGAACCTAGGGAACCATATAATGAGGTTATCAGCACCATAAACAGGTCTGGAAAAACTATAGTTTCTGTAGATGTGCCCTCAGGATTCCCATCAGGTCTGGCCATAAAACCTGGCTTTACTGTTACATTCACAGATGTAAAAACCGGGATGGAAAAATCAAATAGCGGGAAAATTATAGTTGCAGACATAGGTGTACCGGACGCCGTAAAAACATCTACCGGGCCGGGAGATCTTGTATATATTCCGCCGCATAATCCCATGGCACATAAGGGCATCAATGGCGTGGCAGGAATTTTTGCAGGAAACACATTTCCCGGTGCAGCTATAATGGCCTCCATGGCAGCATACAGCACCGGCCCTGACCTTGTAAAGGTATTCTCATCGAAATTAAATAGGGATATGATAGTTTCCCGGAATCCTGGACTGATGTTTTATGACGCTGATACAATTCGCAAAGAGGATATGGATGGGATCACATCCATGCTTATAGGCCCGGGAATGGGGAGAAATGACCCATCCAGGAGACTTATAAATTATGTCCTGGATAACTTTACCGGACAGGTGGTTGTAGATGCGGATGCCCTCAGGCTTCTTTCACCTGACAGGATAGCCAGAAGAAATGCAATAATTACGCCGCATAGTGCTGAATTCAGGGCATTTACGGGACTTGATCCAACAGCAGAGAATGCTATTAAAATAGCAGGCAAATATGGCATTACTGTGCTATTGAAGGGTGTAACAGATATAATAACTGATGGGAAAAATACCAAATACTCCACCGGGGGAAATGGCAGGATGGCCATGGGCGGGACCGGGGATGTCCTTGCAGGTATTGCAGCAGGCTTATTATCCAGGGGAATGCCTCCTTTCAGGGCTGCAGTGGCATCTTCATATGTAAATAAAAGGAGCGGGGAAATGTCCTATAATAAATATGGATATTATTATAGCATTACAGATGTGATAAAGAATATAAAATACGTTTTAAATAATAAAATTTAA
- a CDS encoding AMP-binding protein, translating into MIGAIKGPVNIPDLSIYTLLSRNTEVSGSRPVMIYYDKYITYSRILSYVDSMAYQLEHRLNIGKGDTVGILLDFSPEYVISIISSIKIGAKVLVIDENTDEKIINNYVEYHKIKVLIMCKRMARLATASDVKYIISDPNDFLTLGKAVIRRIKYRSRVRYSENILKFYEFIYSGKKSDKSENPETSCIMFYSDSRLIKFSMKDIISFTFILNYWMPKIDGRPVFYSNIRHSTPLGLVYSITLPVSFSGATVVNRIGGILKNSPDFIIGDKKLYSSIIDKHIYLNGVKYCIMPFNDVKTETEFNKFTGVPLITGRSDNITLTTHMNPFDDIRKGSFGMPLNYVKYDINNIGEMLVKTPYMPEIFMDGKKISEEWVNTHIRVKIVDGYFYSV; encoded by the coding sequence ATGATTGGTGCCATTAAAGGACCCGTTAACATACCTGATTTATCTATATACACACTGCTTAGCAGGAATACAGAGGTAAGTGGAAGCAGGCCTGTGATGATATATTATGATAAATACATAACATACTCGCGAATTCTCTCATATGTAGATTCCATGGCATATCAGTTGGAGCACCGGCTGAATATCGGGAAGGGCGATACAGTGGGAATATTACTTGATTTTTCCCCTGAATATGTTATTTCTATTATTTCTTCCATAAAAATAGGCGCAAAGGTTCTGGTAATTGATGAAAACACGGATGAAAAGATTATAAATAATTATGTGGAGTATCATAAAATAAAGGTTCTCATAATGTGCAAAAGAATGGCTAGGCTTGCCACAGCCAGTGATGTGAAATATATTATATCAGACCCAAATGATTTCCTTACCCTCGGCAAGGCCGTAATAAGAAGAATAAAATATCGTTCAAGAGTCAGGTACAGTGAAAATATCCTGAAATTTTACGAGTTTATATATAGCGGCAAAAAATCAGATAAGTCCGAGAATCCAGAAACGTCCTGCATTATGTTTTACAGTGATAGCAGACTTATAAAATTCAGCATGAAGGATATAATTTCCTTTACTTTTATCCTCAATTACTGGATGCCCAAGATAGATGGCAGGCCGGTATTTTATTCAAACATCAGGCACTCCACTCCCCTGGGGCTGGTTTATTCAATTACACTTCCAGTATCATTTTCAGGCGCCACCGTGGTTAACCGAATCGGCGGAATACTGAAAAACAGCCCGGATTTTATTATAGGAGATAAAAAACTCTATTCTTCCATAATTGACAAACACATATACCTGAATGGTGTAAAATACTGTATAATGCCATTTAATGATGTTAAAACAGAGACAGAGTTTAATAAATTTACAGGCGTCCCACTGATAACAGGAAGATCAGATAACATAACATTAACAACCCATATGAACCCCTTCGATGATATAAGGAAAGGGTCATTCGGGATGCCCCTGAATTATGTGAAATATGACATTAATAATATTGGAGAAATGCTTGTAAAAACACCTTACATGCCAGAGATTTTTATGGATGGCAAAAAAATTTCCGAAGAATGGGTCAATACCCATATAAGGGTAAAGATAGTGGATGGTTATTTCTATTCTGTTTGA
- a CDS encoding MarR family transcriptional regulator has protein sequence MALSEEVNKLARYLMMSDIPRSVAYTLVYIKDKGEITSVEIERETGLRQPEVSIAMQWLRRKNWIVKRNMKKEGKGRPIHGYKLSRDFNEILEEIINEREKKIDDIKNTINQLKNFKD, from the coding sequence ATGGCACTTTCAGAAGAAGTTAACAAATTAGCCAGGTATTTAATGATGTCCGACATACCCAGAAGCGTGGCATACACACTTGTATATATAAAAGACAAGGGTGAAATAACATCTGTGGAAATAGAGCGTGAAACAGGCCTTAGACAGCCAGAGGTATCTATTGCAATGCAGTGGTTGCGGAGAAAAAACTGGATAGTAAAAAGAAATATGAAGAAGGAAGGCAAGGGAAGGCCGATTCACGGTTATAAATTATCAAGGGACTTCAATGAAATTCTTGAGGAGATAATAAATGAACGTGAGAAAAAAATAGATGACATAAAAAATACCATCAACCAGCTCAAAAATTTCAAGGATTAA
- a CDS encoding UPF0147 family protein yields the protein MDEDLYNEVMALMDDLEDDSSIPRNVRKMSSDAKEKMKDTKESLDLRCATVISELDDISNDPNVPSHGRAAIYTIISKLEALAKS from the coding sequence ATGGATGAAGATTTGTATAATGAGGTTATGGCATTGATGGATGATCTGGAGGATGATTCTTCCATACCTAGAAATGTGAGAAAGATGTCTTCGGACGCAAAGGAGAAAATGAAGGATACCAAGGAAAGCCTGGATCTGAGGTGTGCCACTGTCATATCAGAGCTTGATGACATATCAAATGATCCCAATGTACCATCCCATGGAAGGGCGGCTATTTATACCATAATAAGCAAGCTTGAAGCACTTGCAAAGTCATGA
- a CDS encoding Lrp/AsnC ligand binding domain-containing protein yields MEAEITNFREYYDNKIITALIGIEADVNNVDNIGRIIGENKNVEEVFVVTGEYDLIIKVRFPDYIALEKFIVNNLNAIQGIRRSKTMMVLSIIKDIYMR; encoded by the coding sequence ATGGAGGCAGAAATAACAAATTTCAGGGAATATTATGATAATAAGATTATAACGGCGTTAATAGGCATAGAGGCTGATGTAAACAATGTTGACAACATAGGTAGGATTATTGGAGAAAACAAGAATGTGGAGGAGGTTTTTGTTGTAACCGGTGAGTATGACCTGATAATAAAGGTGAGATTCCCTGACTATATTGCACTGGAGAAGTTTATAGTTAATAACCTTAATGCAATACAGGGTATAAGGAGATCCAAAACAATGATGGTACTGTCCATCATTAAGGATATTTATATGAGGTGA
- a CDS encoding thymidine kinase — translation MKNISMGRLVLITGPMFSGKTSRLIELLEREILAGRNTLLFKPEIDKRYDTTFVTTHKGMRLPAIVLNTDNDAVKKMYELSKNVDVIGIDEAQFWDHDSILPEVADRIASEDKIVYVAALNKNHTGSPFKTSMEIIARADQVYSLTAVCAKCGEDATFTQRVMNGKEVFGEQIKIGGTESYEPRCRKCFVYPEENEINKA, via the coding sequence ATGAAGAATATCAGTATGGGCAGACTGGTGCTTATAACCGGCCCCATGTTCTCTGGAAAGACATCACGGTTAATTGAGCTTCTTGAGCGGGAAATACTTGCTGGAAGGAATACACTGCTCTTCAAACCGGAAATTGACAAAAGATATGACACCACATTTGTTACAACCCACAAGGGCATGAGGCTGCCTGCTATTGTTCTTAATACAGATAATGATGCTGTAAAAAAGATGTATGAATTATCAAAAAACGTGGATGTAATAGGAATAGATGAGGCACAGTTCTGGGATCATGATTCCATACTTCCAGAAGTTGCCGACAGGATAGCCAGTGAGGATAAAATTGTCTATGTTGCAGCCCTGAATAAAAACCACACCGGGTCACCTTTTAAAACGTCAATGGAAATAATTGCACGTGCGGATCAGGTTTATTCCCTTACAGCTGTGTGTGCAAAATGTGGTGAGGATGCCACATTCACCCAGAGGGTCATGAATGGAAAAGAGGTATTCGGGGAGCAGATAAAAATCGGCGGCACTGAAAGCTATGAGCCACGATGCAGAAAATGCTTTGTATATCCGGAAGAAAATGAAATTAATAAGGCATAG